The Geomonas ferrireducens genome includes a window with the following:
- the cysT gene encoding sulfate ABC transporter permease subunit CysT — translation MARSLKKSHAAGWGNLPGFAPTMGYTLLCLLVVVLVPLSTLFFKAATLTWDEFVGAVAAPRVLASYRVTFGAALLAALTNAFFGVIVAWALVRYRFPGRRILDALVDLPFALPTAVAGITLAGIFASNGWLGNVLEPLGIKVAFTPVGIWLAMVFIGLPFVVRTVQPVLEEFDREVEEAAACLGGNRWQIFTRVVFPLMFPAVLTGFTLAFARAVGEYGSIVFIAGNMPMVSEITPLLIITKLEQYDYAGATAVAVVMLLVSFMLLLVLNLLQKWSRRYAEQ, via the coding sequence ATGGCAAGAAGTTTGAAGAAAAGTCACGCCGCCGGGTGGGGAAACCTGCCCGGCTTCGCCCCCACCATGGGGTACACGCTCCTCTGCTTGCTCGTGGTCGTTCTCGTCCCGCTGTCCACCCTGTTTTTCAAGGCGGCCACCCTGACGTGGGACGAATTTGTAGGCGCCGTAGCCGCCCCGCGCGTGTTGGCCTCCTACCGTGTCACCTTCGGTGCCGCACTCCTCGCGGCCTTGACCAACGCCTTTTTCGGCGTCATCGTCGCTTGGGCCCTGGTCCGCTACCGGTTTCCCGGAAGGAGGATCCTCGATGCACTCGTCGATCTTCCCTTCGCACTTCCGACCGCGGTTGCGGGCATCACCCTGGCCGGCATCTTCGCCTCCAACGGCTGGCTTGGAAATGTGCTGGAACCGCTGGGCATCAAGGTTGCCTTCACGCCGGTGGGCATCTGGTTGGCCATGGTGTTCATAGGTCTCCCCTTCGTGGTGCGGACCGTACAGCCGGTGCTGGAGGAGTTCGATCGCGAGGTGGAGGAGGCGGCGGCGTGCCTCGGCGGGAACCGGTGGCAGATCTTCACGAGGGTCGTATTCCCTCTGATGTTTCCCGCGGTCCTCACCGGCTTCACCCTGGCTTTCGCGCGTGCGGTGGGCGAGTACGGCTCCATCGTCTTCATTGCAGGGAATATGCCAATGGTGTCCGAGATCACGCCGCTGCTGATCATCACCAAACTGGAGCAGTACGATTACGCAGGCGCAACGGCGGTAGCCGTGGTGATGCTGCTGGTCTCCTTTATGCTGCTTCTGGTACTGAACCTGCTGCAGAAATGGAGCAGGCGCTATGCGGAGCAATGA
- a CDS encoding methyltransferase yields the protein MEKKEWSPATLLETSGSYWSTCTLHAGVKLNVFTPLSAAPSSALRLAEEIGCDGRGLAMLLDALAALGLIEKRGGEYLATPFAAKFLSRTSPDYLGHIIMHHHHLVNGWSRLDEAVQTGHPVRERASHEDAENARESFLMGMFNLAQMIAPKIVPQIDLTGRRRLMDLGGGPGTYAIHFCRQNPGLDAVICDLPTTRGFAEQTVARFDLSERIGFIAVDFEQDDLPGGFDVAWLSHVLHGIGPEACQSVLKKAVAALEPGGMILVQEFILDDTRDAPVFPALFSLNMLLGTPDGQSYSESELFGMLESAGAKGVRRLPIELPNGAGVVAGIVS from the coding sequence GTGGAAAAGAAAGAATGGTCGCCCGCGACACTGCTTGAGACTTCCGGTAGCTACTGGAGTACCTGTACCCTTCACGCCGGTGTGAAACTGAACGTCTTCACGCCCTTATCCGCTGCGCCGTCATCCGCTCTCCGGCTTGCTGAAGAGATCGGATGCGACGGCCGCGGTCTCGCCATGCTGCTCGATGCCCTGGCGGCACTGGGGCTTATCGAAAAGAGGGGAGGGGAGTATCTCGCCACCCCCTTCGCGGCAAAATTCCTGTCCCGCACCTCACCCGATTACCTCGGGCACATCATCATGCATCACCATCACCTGGTTAACGGGTGGAGCAGGCTTGACGAAGCCGTTCAGACCGGCCATCCCGTGCGGGAACGCGCCTCCCACGAGGACGCCGAGAACGCGAGGGAAAGCTTCCTCATGGGGATGTTCAACTTGGCCCAGATGATCGCCCCGAAGATCGTGCCGCAGATCGATCTCACCGGGCGCAGGCGCCTCATGGATCTGGGCGGCGGCCCCGGCACCTACGCGATACATTTCTGCAGGCAAAACCCGGGACTTGACGCGGTCATCTGCGATCTTCCGACCACGCGCGGTTTCGCAGAGCAGACCGTCGCCCGCTTCGACCTTTCCGAGCGCATCGGCTTCATCGCCGTCGATTTCGAGCAGGACGACCTGCCCGGCGGGTTTGACGTCGCCTGGCTTTCCCATGTGCTGCACGGCATCGGTCCCGAAGCCTGCCAGAGCGTGCTGAAAAAGGCGGTCGCGGCGCTTGAACCGGGAGGGATGATCCTGGTTCAGGAGTTTATCCTCGACGATACGAGGGACGCCCCGGTTTTCCCTGCACTGTTCTCACTGAACATGCTGCTCGGCACCCCGGACGGGCAATCCTACAGCGAGAGCGAACTCTTCGGTATGCTCGAGTCGGCTGGAGCGAAGGGCGTGCGCCGCCTGCCCATCGAGCTTCCCAACGGTGCCGGCGTGGTCGCCGGTATCGTCTCCTGA
- a CDS encoding sulfate/molybdate ABC transporter ATP-binding protein yields MSIEIEKVSKRFGTFAALDDVSLSVPSGELVALLGPSGSGKTTLLRIIAGLESVDEGRVLLNGEDASLHSPRHRKVGFVFQHYALFRHMNVFDNVAFGLSVKHKRTRPGKEAIRSKVFELLKLIQMEHLGDRYPSQLSGGQRQRVALARALAVEPQVLLLDEPFGALDAKVRQELRRWLRQLHDEIHVTSVFVTHDQEEALEVADRIVVMNRGKVEQEGAPSEVYDHPANPFVFDFLGKVNLFHGRIDNGVAQLGGVQLATSGSIAGADGPAVGYVRSHDIDISRHGSGSDAITAQVRGVLRVGPLVRVDLLHAGGEQLEVDLSRDAAERLALQVGEQVFARPRNVRFFVNDYQI; encoded by the coding sequence ATGAGCATCGAAATAGAAAAGGTAAGCAAACGTTTCGGCACGTTCGCCGCATTGGACGACGTCAGCCTCTCGGTACCCTCCGGGGAGCTGGTCGCCCTCCTCGGTCCCTCAGGGTCGGGGAAGACGACGCTGCTGCGCATCATCGCCGGGCTGGAGAGCGTCGACGAGGGGCGGGTCCTTCTCAACGGGGAGGACGCGAGCCTGCACTCCCCTCGGCACCGCAAAGTCGGCTTCGTCTTCCAACATTACGCCCTTTTCAGGCATATGAACGTGTTCGACAACGTCGCCTTCGGGCTCTCGGTGAAACATAAAAGGACCCGGCCGGGCAAGGAGGCGATCCGGAGCAAGGTCTTCGAACTGCTGAAACTCATCCAGATGGAGCATCTGGGGGACCGCTACCCGTCGCAGCTCTCCGGGGGACAGAGGCAGCGGGTCGCCCTGGCTCGTGCGCTTGCCGTGGAGCCTCAGGTGCTTCTGCTCGATGAACCGTTCGGCGCCCTTGATGCGAAGGTGCGCCAGGAACTGCGCCGCTGGCTGCGGCAACTGCACGACGAGATCCATGTCACGAGCGTCTTCGTGACCCACGACCAGGAGGAGGCGCTCGAAGTCGCCGACCGGATCGTGGTGATGAACCGGGGCAAGGTCGAGCAGGAGGGGGCGCCGAGTGAGGTCTACGACCACCCGGCGAACCCCTTCGTCTTCGATTTCCTCGGCAAAGTCAATCTGTTCCACGGCCGTATCGACAACGGCGTGGCTCAACTGGGCGGGGTGCAGCTTGCCACCTCCGGTTCCATCGCCGGTGCAGATGGCCCCGCGGTCGGCTACGTGCGCTCGCACGATATCGACATCTCACGCCACGGTAGCGGTAGTGATGCGATCACGGCCCAGGTGCGTGGCGTACTGCGGGTGGGGCCTCTGGTGCGGGTCGACCTGCTGCATGCCGGAGGCGAGCAGCTCGAGGTCGATCTCTCCCGTGATGCGGCGGAGCGACTGGCCTTGCAGGTGGGGGAGCAGGTCTTCGCCCGTCCGCGCAATGTTCGTTTTTTTGTCAATGATTATCAGATATAA
- the nifV gene encoding homocitrate synthase produces MGEEVKVRIGDTTLRDGEQTAGVVFSAREKIAIARHLDAMGVHELECGIPAMGEEERASIRALVELGLSARLITWNRAVIPDIEASIACGVEAVDISLSVSDIMIEHKINKSRAWVKEQLKRALDFAKGKGLYVCVGGEDASRADGDFLIELLSIARAHGADRFRFCDTLGVLEPFGMYEKVARLTAAVPELEIEVHTHNDLGLATANALAGVRGGARSISTTVNGLGERAGNAALEEVVMALKVACGIDVGIDTRRFRGVSRLVGRASNREVPAWKAVVGEKVFAHESGLHADGVLKDPRNYELFAPEEVGLTRYIVAGKHSGTNGIVESYRQIGVPISREEAQELMEQVRSTAQRIKGPLAPRDLLKLHEGRAVSLAA; encoded by the coding sequence ATGGGTGAGGAAGTGAAGGTACGTATCGGCGACACTACACTGCGCGACGGCGAGCAGACCGCGGGTGTTGTGTTCAGCGCTCGCGAGAAGATTGCCATCGCCCGGCATCTGGACGCCATGGGGGTCCACGAACTGGAATGCGGCATTCCTGCAATGGGGGAAGAAGAGAGGGCGTCGATCAGGGCGCTCGTAGAACTGGGGCTGTCGGCGCGTCTCATCACCTGGAACCGTGCTGTGATCCCGGACATCGAGGCGAGCATTGCCTGCGGTGTCGAAGCCGTCGACATCTCCCTTTCCGTCTCGGACATCATGATCGAGCACAAGATCAACAAATCCAGGGCGTGGGTGAAGGAGCAGTTGAAGCGGGCTCTAGATTTCGCCAAAGGAAAGGGGCTCTACGTCTGCGTGGGAGGAGAGGATGCAAGCCGCGCCGACGGTGATTTCCTGATCGAGCTTCTCTCCATCGCCCGTGCGCACGGCGCCGACCGATTCCGCTTTTGCGACACCCTCGGCGTCCTGGAACCGTTCGGGATGTACGAGAAGGTTGCGCGGCTCACGGCGGCGGTGCCGGAGCTGGAGATCGAGGTGCACACCCACAACGATCTGGGGCTTGCCACCGCGAACGCCCTGGCCGGAGTTAGGGGGGGGGCGCGCAGCATCAGCACCACGGTGAACGGTCTCGGAGAGCGGGCGGGGAATGCCGCTTTAGAGGAGGTGGTGATGGCGCTTAAAGTCGCCTGCGGCATAGACGTCGGTATCGACACGAGACGCTTTCGTGGCGTCTCGCGGCTCGTCGGGCGCGCCTCGAACCGTGAGGTCCCGGCTTGGAAAGCGGTGGTGGGGGAGAAGGTGTTTGCGCACGAATCCGGGCTGCACGCGGACGGGGTTTTGAAGGATCCCCGAAACTACGAGCTCTTCGCACCAGAGGAGGTGGGGCTCACGCGGTACATCGTCGCCGGGAAACATTCCGGCACGAACGGGATCGTGGAGAGTTACCGCCAGATCGGCGTCCCGATTTCTAGGGAGGAGGCGCAGGAACTCATGGAACAGGTGCGCAGCACTGCGCAGCGCATCAAGGGCCCCCTGGCCCCCCGGGACCTGTTGAAGCTGCACGAGGGGCGCGCCGTCTCACTGGCGGCGTGA
- a CDS encoding O-acetylhomoserine aminocarboxypropyltransferase/cysteine synthase family protein, with translation MGVVDGKLRLDTKLIHGGTSRDASGATKTPIVQASAFAYQTAEELEDVFRGRAVGQVYTRIGNPTLDSLEKRLAAVEDGIAAVITSSGMSAITTAVMAVVRSGDEILSSSSLFGGTYSLFHDTLANYGITTRFFDPVDLWALEAGISERTRLIFVETIGNPKMDVPDIAAFSAVAKKHGIPLMVDATVSTPYLARMRELGANIIVHSTSKYINGTANSIGGAIVDAGSFNWNSALFPHFEPFYKKYRNFAFTARVRKLIHKDFGACAAPLNAFLSGEGLETLALRMERHCSNAMKLAAFLHAHPKVAWVNYPGLADSPFHNVARRQFNGRFGGLLTFGLADRAAAFRFINGLTLAKNLANIGDTKTLVIHPASTICADYTPEVKALMGVSEELVRVSVGIEAPEDIQDDFATALEQV, from the coding sequence GTGGGAGTAGTTGACGGCAAATTGAGGCTTGATACGAAGCTGATTCATGGCGGGACAAGCCGGGACGCTTCCGGCGCCACCAAGACGCCGATCGTTCAGGCGTCGGCCTTCGCCTACCAGACCGCCGAGGAACTGGAAGACGTCTTCAGGGGAAGAGCGGTCGGGCAGGTATACACGAGAATCGGCAACCCGACGCTGGATAGCCTGGAAAAGCGCCTCGCCGCGGTGGAAGACGGCATCGCCGCCGTCATCACCTCCTCGGGGATGTCGGCCATCACCACCGCGGTAATGGCCGTGGTCCGCAGCGGCGACGAGATCCTTTCTTCCTCGTCGCTCTTCGGCGGCACCTACTCACTGTTCCACGACACCCTCGCCAACTACGGCATCACCACGCGCTTTTTCGACCCTGTCGACCTGTGGGCGCTGGAGGCGGGAATCAGCGAGCGGACGAGACTCATCTTCGTGGAGACCATAGGCAACCCGAAGATGGACGTGCCCGACATAGCGGCGTTCTCTGCGGTGGCGAAGAAGCACGGCATCCCGCTCATGGTGGACGCGACCGTCTCGACGCCCTACCTTGCGCGCATGCGCGAGCTCGGCGCCAACATCATCGTCCACTCGACCAGCAAGTACATTAACGGCACGGCGAACTCCATCGGAGGGGCGATCGTCGATGCCGGCAGCTTCAACTGGAACAGCGCCCTCTTCCCGCATTTCGAGCCCTTTTACAAGAAGTATCGCAACTTCGCCTTCACGGCCCGGGTGAGAAAGCTGATCCACAAGGACTTCGGGGCATGCGCCGCGCCACTCAACGCCTTTCTCTCCGGTGAGGGACTCGAGACGCTGGCGCTCAGGATGGAGCGTCACTGCTCCAACGCCATGAAGCTTGCAGCCTTTCTGCATGCGCACCCGAAGGTCGCCTGGGTGAACTACCCGGGGCTTGCCGATTCGCCGTTCCACAACGTTGCGAGACGCCAGTTCAATGGGCGCTTCGGCGGGCTCCTCACCTTCGGCCTTGCCGACCGGGCAGCCGCCTTTCGGTTCATCAACGGCCTCACGCTCGCGAAGAACCTTGCCAACATCGGGGACACGAAAACCCTCGTCATTCACCCGGCCTCCACCATCTGCGCCGATTACACGCCGGAGGTGAAGGCGCTCATGGGTGTCTCAGAAGAGCTGGTACGGGTATCGGTTGGAATCGAGGCGCCAGAGGATATCCAGGACGACTTCGCCACCGCTTTGGAACAGGTTTAA
- the cysW gene encoding sulfate ABC transporter permease subunit CysW yields MNSSRYPSAFRVQRMAALAEPLGVRLLLVGATVLFLALFLLLPLGALFSEALSKGWQEYRAALLEPDALSAMRLTLVTAVLCVPFNLFFGIVASWCTAKFTFPGKSLLVTLIDLPFSVSPVVSGLVYVLVFGLQGWLGPWLQAHDIKIIFAVPGIVLATVFVTFPFVARELIPLMESQGREEEEAALTLGAGGLQTFFRVTLPNVKWGLLYGVILCNARAMGEFGAVSVVSGHVRGATNTVPLQVEILYNEYNFVAAFAVASLLALLALVSLALKTFTEWKMRQLQKTVA; encoded by the coding sequence ATGAACAGTTCCCGTTATCCGAGCGCCTTCCGCGTCCAAAGAATGGCGGCTCTCGCCGAGCCCCTCGGCGTCCGGCTGCTCCTGGTCGGCGCCACTGTGCTCTTTCTCGCTCTATTTCTGCTGTTACCTCTCGGAGCCCTTTTTTCTGAAGCGCTCTCGAAGGGGTGGCAGGAGTACCGTGCGGCGCTTCTCGAACCTGATGCGCTGTCCGCGATGAGGCTCACCCTTGTCACGGCGGTCCTCTGCGTGCCGTTCAACCTGTTTTTCGGCATCGTTGCCTCCTGGTGCACCGCGAAGTTCACCTTTCCGGGCAAAAGCCTGCTCGTGACCCTGATCGATCTTCCGTTCTCGGTCTCTCCTGTGGTGTCCGGGCTGGTCTACGTCCTCGTCTTCGGGTTGCAGGGGTGGCTGGGCCCTTGGCTCCAGGCGCACGACATCAAGATCATCTTCGCCGTGCCCGGCATCGTGCTCGCCACTGTGTTCGTCACCTTTCCCTTCGTGGCGCGGGAGCTGATTCCGCTCATGGAGTCGCAGGGGCGCGAAGAAGAGGAGGCCGCGCTCACCCTCGGGGCGGGGGGGCTGCAAACTTTCTTCCGGGTCACCCTGCCCAACGTCAAGTGGGGACTTCTGTACGGGGTGATCCTCTGCAACGCGCGGGCAATGGGTGAGTTCGGTGCGGTCTCCGTCGTCTCAGGGCACGTGCGCGGCGCGACCAACACCGTTCCGCTGCAGGTGGAGATCCTTTACAACGAGTACAATTTCGTCGCCGCCTTCGCGGTGGCCTCGCTGCTTGCGCTGCTCGCGCTGGTTTCCCTGGCGCTCAAGACTTTCACCGAGTGGAAGATGCGCCAGCTGCAGAAAACCGTGGCATGA
- a CDS encoding sulfate ABC transporter substrate-binding protein has protein sequence MYRIISLFLVVTLFHASQVFAATELLNVSYDPTRELYQDYNKAFARHWKQKTGQDVTVKQSHGGSGKQARAVIDGLDADVVTLALAYDVDEIHNKAKLIPKDWQKRLPKNSSPYSSTIVFLVRKGNPKQIRDWNDLVRPGVSVITPNPKTSGGARWNYLAAWAYALKQKGGNEASAREFVGKLFRNVPVLDSGARGATTTFVQRGQGDVLIAWENEAFLAVNELGKDRFEIVVPSLSILAEPPVALVDRVVDRKGTRAVAQEYLKYLYSQEGQEIAAQNYYRPSDRKVAAKYAKLFPKLRLVTVDQTFGGWTRAQKTHFADGGTFDQIYRPGR, from the coding sequence ATGTACCGTATTATCTCGCTGTTTCTGGTCGTAACGCTCTTTCACGCGTCCCAGGTCTTCGCCGCCACCGAACTGCTCAACGTTTCTTACGATCCGACCCGGGAGCTTTACCAGGATTACAACAAGGCCTTCGCCCGGCACTGGAAACAGAAGACCGGCCAGGATGTCACCGTGAAACAGTCGCACGGCGGGTCGGGGAAGCAGGCGAGGGCGGTCATCGACGGCCTTGACGCCGACGTGGTCACGCTCGCCCTTGCCTACGACGTGGACGAGATTCACAACAAGGCGAAGCTCATCCCGAAGGACTGGCAGAAACGCCTGCCTAAAAACAGCTCCCCTTACAGCTCCACCATCGTCTTCCTGGTCCGCAAGGGTAACCCGAAGCAGATCAGGGATTGGAACGATCTGGTGCGCCCGGGGGTAAGCGTCATCACACCAAACCCGAAGACCTCCGGCGGCGCGAGGTGGAATTACCTCGCCGCGTGGGCCTATGCCCTGAAACAGAAAGGGGGCAACGAGGCTTCGGCCCGCGAGTTCGTCGGCAAGCTCTTCCGCAACGTTCCCGTGCTTGATTCAGGTGCCCGAGGGGCTACCACCACCTTCGTGCAGCGCGGGCAGGGTGACGTCCTTATCGCCTGGGAAAACGAGGCCTTTCTTGCTGTGAACGAGCTGGGCAAAGATCGGTTCGAGATCGTGGTTCCTTCGCTCAGCATCCTGGCGGAACCGCCTGTCGCCCTGGTGGACAGGGTTGTCGACCGCAAAGGAACCCGCGCTGTCGCACAGGAGTATCTGAAATACCTGTATTCGCAGGAAGGTCAGGAAATCGCGGCACAGAACTACTACCGCCCCTCGGACCGCAAGGTGGCAGCCAAATACGCGAAGTTATTTCCCAAGCTCAGGCTCGTGACGGTAGATCAGACCTTCGGCGGGTGGACCAGGGCCCAGAAGACGCATTTTGCCGACGGCGGAACCTTCGACCAGATCTACCGGCCGGGCAGGTGA
- the cysK gene encoding cysteine synthase A, with product MSRIYLDNSQSIGNTPLVRLNHVTKGAKATVLAKVEGRNPAYSVKCRIGANMIWDAEERGVLKPGVEIVEPTSGNTGIALAYVAAARGYKLTLTMPETMSIERRRVLAALGVNLILTPGSAGMKGAIAKAEEIVASDPARYFLPQQFKNPANPAIHEKTTGPEIWADTDGAVDVIVSGVGTGGTISGITRYLKHTKGKNVVAVAVEPKESAVITQKLAGQELRPGPHKIQGIGAGFIPDTLDLSLIDRVEQVESNEAIEFAKRLTKEEGLLVGISSGAAAAAAVRLANLDEFAGKTIVVILPDLAERYLSTALFDEA from the coding sequence ATGTCACGTATCTATCTGGATAACTCCCAATCCATCGGTAACACGCCGCTTGTGCGTCTGAACCATGTGACCAAGGGGGCCAAGGCAACCGTTCTGGCCAAGGTCGAGGGGCGCAATCCCGCCTACTCGGTCAAGTGCCGCATCGGCGCCAACATGATCTGGGATGCCGAGGAACGTGGCGTGCTCAAGCCCGGCGTCGAGATCGTGGAGCCGACCAGCGGAAACACCGGCATCGCGCTGGCGTACGTCGCCGCTGCCCGCGGCTACAAGCTGACCCTCACCATGCCCGAAACCATGAGCATCGAGCGCCGCAGGGTACTGGCGGCACTCGGGGTGAACCTCATCCTTACCCCCGGTTCCGCCGGGATGAAGGGGGCCATCGCCAAGGCAGAGGAGATTGTGGCCTCCGATCCGGCGCGTTACTTCCTGCCGCAGCAGTTCAAGAACCCGGCCAACCCGGCCATTCACGAGAAAACGACCGGTCCCGAGATCTGGGCCGATACCGACGGTGCCGTCGACGTCATCGTCTCCGGCGTAGGCACCGGCGGCACCATTTCCGGCATCACGCGCTACCTTAAGCACACCAAGGGTAAGAACGTCGTCGCCGTGGCGGTCGAGCCTAAGGAGAGCGCGGTGATCACGCAGAAACTAGCCGGTCAGGAACTGCGTCCCGGCCCGCACAAGATCCAGGGGATTGGTGCCGGCTTCATCCCCGACACACTCGATCTCTCGCTGATCGACCGCGTAGAGCAGGTCGAGAGCAACGAGGCGATCGAATTCGCCAAGCGACTCACCAAGGAAGAGGGGCTCCTGGTCGGGATCTCCAGCGGTGCCGCAGCGGCAGCCGCCGTTCGCCTCGCCAACCTGGACGAGTTCGCCGGAAAGACCATCGTGGTGATCCTTCCCGACCTCGCCGAGCGTTACCTCTCCACCGCGCTCTTCGACGAAGCGTAA
- a CDS encoding DUF1499 domain-containing protein, protein MEEKKPSSAAGTSLILPFFAAACAACAFLLLFTSGPGARLNLWNFRTGFAMIKAAGYIGFGCAVLALASSVVSVRRRHFKGIFISLLALIVALFAFAIPLYWNFQAQSYPRIHDISTDLSNPPHFVAISSARGAGVRYGGIDVATQQLKAYPDLKTVVLSMPADEAYKRALLIARELKWTVVAERPAEWIIEATDTTRWFGFKDDVAIRIVPAGDRCLLDVRSVSRVGISDVGTNAKRIRTFLAKMVPGRT, encoded by the coding sequence ATGGAAGAGAAGAAACCTTCATCAGCCGCCGGAACAAGTCTGATTCTGCCTTTTTTCGCCGCTGCATGCGCCGCCTGCGCCTTCTTGCTGCTATTCACGTCCGGCCCTGGCGCAAGGCTGAACCTGTGGAACTTCAGGACCGGGTTCGCCATGATAAAAGCCGCCGGCTACATCGGTTTCGGCTGCGCCGTGCTCGCCCTGGCGTCCTCCGTCGTGTCGGTCCGGCGGCGGCACTTCAAGGGGATCTTCATCTCCCTGCTGGCCCTCATCGTGGCGTTGTTCGCCTTCGCCATTCCGCTTTACTGGAATTTCCAGGCGCAAAGCTACCCGCGCATCCACGACATCAGCACCGATCTCAGCAACCCGCCTCATTTCGTGGCCATCAGCAGCGCGCGTGGCGCTGGGGTCCGGTATGGGGGAATCGACGTAGCGACGCAGCAGTTGAAGGCCTATCCCGATCTTAAGACCGTGGTGCTGTCGATGCCTGCGGACGAGGCCTACAAAAGGGCGCTTTTGATCGCGCGGGAGTTGAAGTGGACCGTGGTGGCCGAGCGTCCGGCGGAGTGGATCATCGAGGCAACCGACACGACGCGCTGGTTCGGGTTCAAGGACGATGTCGCGATAAGGATCGTACCGGCCGGCGACCGTTGCCTGCTCGACGTCCGCTCCGTTTCCAGGGTCGGCATCAGCGATGTCGGGACCAACGCGAAAAGGATCAGGACCTTTTTGGCGAAGATGGTTCCCGGGCGCACCTGA
- a CDS encoding HAD family acid phosphatase: MKTVLAILILTMTAGAGLAAGPSTSSLPVKYITLEGLAQSLPSTPIVAGFDIDDTVLFSTPAYYYGANNGEGPGGTNRYGSDYLANPQFRKDLNQDLDKFSMKKKAGDELIAMHKRRGDTIVFITKRNCYDDDAEVIRKRLNRLFALSSQVFCTNEQSKTPYLEKTGARIYYGDADTDIEYSMQVKGDKVRPIRVERSRMSTNKGGYHPGKYGEEILADSEN, from the coding sequence ATGAAAACAGTCCTTGCCATTCTTATACTCACCATGACGGCAGGCGCCGGCCTCGCAGCCGGACCAAGCACAAGCTCCCTACCGGTTAAGTACATCACCCTCGAGGGTCTCGCACAGAGCCTCCCGTCCACTCCCATCGTCGCCGGTTTCGACATCGACGACACCGTGCTCTTTTCCACCCCTGCCTACTACTACGGGGCCAACAACGGGGAAGGTCCCGGCGGGACGAACCGCTACGGCTCCGATTATCTTGCGAACCCGCAATTCCGCAAGGACCTGAACCAGGACCTGGACAAGTTCAGCATGAAGAAGAAAGCCGGTGATGAGCTGATCGCCATGCACAAGCGTCGCGGTGACACCATCGTTTTCATCACCAAGCGTAACTGTTATGACGACGATGCGGAGGTGATCCGGAAGCGCCTTAACAGGCTGTTCGCGCTCAGCTCGCAAGTCTTTTGCACCAACGAGCAGTCAAAAACTCCGTACCTGGAGAAAACCGGAGCGAGGATCTATTACGGGGATGCCGACACCGACATCGAATATTCGATGCAGGTCAAAGGCGACAAGGTAAGACCGATCAGGGTAGAGAGGAGCAGGATGTCGACCAACAAGGGGGGATACCACCCGGGGAAATACGGCGAGGAGATCCTTGCCGATTCCGAGAACTAG
- a CDS encoding response regulator produces MALKDVRILIVDDESFFRDSLRETLERIGFTVVGEAVDGRQAVRQYLTHRPHITIMDVYMPEKNGIDATREIIAIDRGANVLTSSASDCASDTQAVLKVGAKGVLKKPFEAREIYDTIKTVLCGR; encoded by the coding sequence ATGGCTTTGAAAGACGTGCGGATACTCATCGTTGACGATGAATCCTTTTTCCGTGATTCACTGCGGGAGACGCTCGAGAGAATCGGCTTCACAGTGGTTGGGGAGGCGGTAGATGGCAGACAGGCGGTGCGACAATACCTCACCCACCGACCGCACATCACCATCATGGACGTCTACATGCCTGAGAAAAACGGCATCGACGCCACGCGTGAGATCATCGCCATCGACCGGGGTGCGAATGTCCTGACAAGCAGCGCATCCGACTGCGCCAGCGACACCCAGGCCGTGTTAAAGGTTGGCGCGAAGGGTGTTCTAAAGAAACCGTTTGAAGCGAGAGAAATCTACGACACCATCAAGACCGTGCTGTGCGGCCGATAA